The following coding sequences are from one Coffea arabica cultivar ET-39 chromosome 11e, Coffea Arabica ET-39 HiFi, whole genome shotgun sequence window:
- the LOC140021559 gene encoding ribose-phosphate pyrophosphokinase 4-like isoform X2 — translation MSASTAPPPPKFSGVSATPTKFPSSKPTLLLPSKNCKSLTRCELKSLDNNKWTVDCVSGTGGDPIHIILKPPATTPLGMTSLDSAVKTSKRVCLFYCAEMKALAERIAAESDAIELRGITWRTFEDGFPNLFISNAHGIRGQHVAFLASFSSPGVIFEQLSVIYALPKLFVSSFTLVLPFFPTGTSERMEEEGDVATAFTLARILSNIPISKGGPTSLVIFDIHALQERFYFGDNILPCFESAIPLLLKRLQQLPDSDNISIAFPDDGAWKRFHKQLQHFPTIICAKVREGDQRIVRLKEGEPNGRHVVIVDDLVQSGGTLIECQKVLAKHGASKISAYVTHGIFPNRSWERFDHDKGGNPENGLSYFWITDSCPQTVKEVKNRAPFEVLSLAAVIATALQI, via the exons ATGTCCGCTTCCACCGCCCCGCCACCGCCAAAATTCTCCGGAGTTTCGGCTACCCCAACCAAATTCCCAAGTTCCAAACCCACTCTCTTGCTTCCGTCCAAAAACTGTAAATCACTCACCCGATGCGAGCTCAAAAGCTTGGACAATAATAAGTGGACCGTGGATTGCGTCTCCGGCACCGGGGGCGACCCCATTCACATTATTCTAAAGCCTCCGGCTACAACTCCTTTAGGAATGACTTCTTTAGATTCAGCTGTTAAGACTTCGAAGAGAGTATGCTTGTTTTATTGCGCGGAAATGAAGGCTCTTGCTGAGCGAATTGCCGCCGAATCTGACGCCATTGAGCTTCGTGGCATCACCTGGAG GACGTTTGAAGATGGATTCCCCAACTTATTCATATCGAATGCTCACGGCATTCGTGGACAGCacgttgctttccttgcttCTTTTAGTTCTCCTGGAGTAATTTTTGAGCAACTGTCTGTCATCTATGCACTTCCAAAGCTCTTTGTCTCCTCATTCACGCTTGTGCTTCCTTTTTTCCCAACTGGCACCTCAGAGCGTATGGAGGAGGAAGGGGATGTTGCTACAGCTTTCACGCTTGCTAGGATTTTATCAAACATTCCTATCTCAAAAGGAGGACCCACGAGTTTAGTAATCTTTGATATACATGCCTTGCAG GAAAGATTTTACTTCGGGGACAATATTTTGCCTTGCTTTGAAAGTGCAATACCGTTGCTCTTAAAGAGGCTTCAGCAGCTTCCTGACTCTGACAAT ATATCCATAGCCTTTCCTGATGATGGTGCATGGAAACGATTTCACAAGCAGCTACAGCATTTCCCTACG ATTATTTGTGCTAAAGTCAGGGAAGGTGACCAGAGAATTGTGCGGCTTAAGGAGGGAGAACCTAATGGACGTCATGTTGTGATAGTAGATGATCTCGTGCAATCTGGTGGCACTTTGATAGAGTGCCAG AAAGTGTTGGCCAAACATGGAGCCTCAAAAATAAGTGCTTATGTGACACATGGGATTTTCCCAAACAGGTCATGGGAACGTTTTGATCACGATAAGGGAG GGAACCCTGAGAATggtttgagttacttttggatcACAGACTCGTGTCCGCAGACAGTCAAAGAGGTCAAGAACAGAGCCCCGTTTGAGGTTCTTAGCCTTGCTGCCGTGATTGCTACTGCTCTTCAGATTTAG
- the LOC140021559 gene encoding ribose-phosphate pyrophosphokinase 4-like isoform X1, with the protein MSASTAPPPPKFSGVSATPTKFPSSKPTLLLPSKNCKSLTRCELKSLDNNKWTVDCVSGTGGDPIHIILKPPATTPLGMTSLDSAVKTSKRVCLFYCAEMKALAERIAAESDAIELRGITWRTFEDGFPNLFISNAHGIRGQHVAFLASFSSPGVIFEQLSVIYALPKLFVSSFTLVLPFFPTGTSERMEEEGDVATAFTLARILSNIPISKGGPTSLVIFDIHALQERFYFGDNILPCFESAIPLLLKRLQQLPDSDNISIAFPDDGAWKRFHKQLQHFPTIICAKVREGDQRIVRLKEGEPNGRHVVIVDDLVQSGGTLIECQVKLSRKPKHNSWQIKLCSYSTCRIFSFFFHTDLVILSFSPWYFDLHM; encoded by the exons ATGTCCGCTTCCACCGCCCCGCCACCGCCAAAATTCTCCGGAGTTTCGGCTACCCCAACCAAATTCCCAAGTTCCAAACCCACTCTCTTGCTTCCGTCCAAAAACTGTAAATCACTCACCCGATGCGAGCTCAAAAGCTTGGACAATAATAAGTGGACCGTGGATTGCGTCTCCGGCACCGGGGGCGACCCCATTCACATTATTCTAAAGCCTCCGGCTACAACTCCTTTAGGAATGACTTCTTTAGATTCAGCTGTTAAGACTTCGAAGAGAGTATGCTTGTTTTATTGCGCGGAAATGAAGGCTCTTGCTGAGCGAATTGCCGCCGAATCTGACGCCATTGAGCTTCGTGGCATCACCTGGAG GACGTTTGAAGATGGATTCCCCAACTTATTCATATCGAATGCTCACGGCATTCGTGGACAGCacgttgctttccttgcttCTTTTAGTTCTCCTGGAGTAATTTTTGAGCAACTGTCTGTCATCTATGCACTTCCAAAGCTCTTTGTCTCCTCATTCACGCTTGTGCTTCCTTTTTTCCCAACTGGCACCTCAGAGCGTATGGAGGAGGAAGGGGATGTTGCTACAGCTTTCACGCTTGCTAGGATTTTATCAAACATTCCTATCTCAAAAGGAGGACCCACGAGTTTAGTAATCTTTGATATACATGCCTTGCAG GAAAGATTTTACTTCGGGGACAATATTTTGCCTTGCTTTGAAAGTGCAATACCGTTGCTCTTAAAGAGGCTTCAGCAGCTTCCTGACTCTGACAAT ATATCCATAGCCTTTCCTGATGATGGTGCATGGAAACGATTTCACAAGCAGCTACAGCATTTCCCTACG ATTATTTGTGCTAAAGTCAGGGAAGGTGACCAGAGAATTGTGCGGCTTAAGGAGGGAGAACCTAATGGACGTCATGTTGTGATAGTAGATGATCTCGTGCAATCTGGTGGCACTTTGATAGAGTGCCAG GTTAAACTATCTAGAAAGCCCAAGCACAACTCTTGGCAGATAAAATTATGTTCCTACTCAACTTGtagaattttctcttttttttttcacactgACTTGGTTATTCTGAGTTTTTCTCCATGGTATTTTGATTTGCATATGTAA